One segment of Brassica napus cultivar Da-Ae chromosome C3, Da-Ae, whole genome shotgun sequence DNA contains the following:
- the LOC106386204 gene encoding long chain acyl-CoA synthetase 1-like isoform X3, which translates to MKFFAAKLEEGVKGGNGKPSVGPVYRNLLSEKGFPPMDSDITTAWDVFSKSVEKFPYNKVLGWRRIVDEKVGPYMWKTYKEAYGEVLQIGSAIRALGAEPGCRVGIYGVNCPQWIIAMEMTHEDVYLSFLPLAHILDRMNEEYFFRKGASVGYYHGDLNVLRDDIQELKPTYLAGVPRVFERIHEGIQKALQELNPRRRFIFNALYQHKLSWLNRGYSHSKASPMADFIAFRKIRDKLGGRIRLLVSGGAPLSCEIEEFLRVTCCCFVVQGYGLTETLGGTALGFPDEMCMLGTVGIPAVYNEIRLEEVAEMGYDPLGEIQAGEICIRGTCLFSGYYKNPELTQEVMKNGWFHTGDIGEIHPNRVLKIIDRKKNLIKLSQGEYVALENLENIYGQNSVVQDIWVYGDSFKSMLVAVIVPNPETVNRWAKDLGFTKPFEELCSLSELHDEHIILELKSTAEKNKLRKFEYIKAVTVETKPFDVERDLVTATLKNRRNNLLKYYQSANVPLYRYKSTKCTENCR; encoded by the exons atgAAGTTTTTCGCGGCGAAGCTGGAAGAAGGAGTTAAAGGAGGAAACGGGAAGCCGTCGGTAGGTCCGGTGTACCGGAATCTTTTGTCGGAAAAAGGTTTTCCGCCTATGGATTCTGATATCACCACTGCTTGGGACGTTTTCAG TAAATCAGTGGAAAAATTCCCTTACAACAAGGTGCTTGGATGGCGTCGAATCGTCGATGAGAAG GTTGGACCGTATATGTGGAAAACTTACAAGGAAGCATACGGAGAAGTTCTGCAGATTGGTTCTGCAATACGTGCTCTGGGAGCTGAGCCT GGGTGTCGAGTGGGGATCTATGGAGTTAATTGTCCTCAGTGGATAATAGCAATGGAG ATGACACATGAAGATGTGTATCTTTCCTTCTTGCCGTTGGCTCATATTCTTGACCGTATGAATGAGGAATACTTCTTTCGCAAAGGGGCTTCGGTTGGCTATTACCATGGA GATTTGAATGTGTTACGCGATGACATTCAAGAATTGAAACCAACTTATTTAGCTGGAGTTCCAAGAGTGTTTGAGAGAATTCACGAGGGAATTCAAAAGGCTCTTCAGGAACTTAATCCTAGAAGGAGATTTATCTTCAATGCTCTCTACCAACA CAAGCTTTCATGGTTGAATCGTGGATACTCTCATAGTAAAGCTTCGCCCATGGCTGATTTCATAGCTTTCAGAAAG ATTAGAGACAAATTGGGAGGTCGAATCAGGTTGCTAGTATCTGGAGGAGCACCATTGAGCTGTGAGATTGAAGAGTTCCTTAGAGTTACTTGTTGTTGCTTTGTCGTCCAAGGGtacg GTCTAACGGAGACTCTTGGAGGAACGGCTTTGGGTTTCCCGGACGAGATGTGTATGCTAGGGACAGTTGGTATTCCGGCCGTTTACAACGAGATACGACTTGAGGAGGTGGCTGAAATGGGCTACGACCCACTCGGGGAAATTCAGGCAGGCGAGATCTGTATAAGAGGAACATGTTTATTTTCTGGTTATTACAAGAACCCTGAACTTACTCAAGAAGTCATGAAAAACGGATGGTTCCATACAG gaGATATAGGTGAGATTCACCCAAATAGAGTACTCAAGATAATTGATCGCAAAAAGAATCTTATCAAACTCTCTCAAGGAGAGTACGTTGCTCTTGAGAACTTGGAAAACATCTACGGTCAAAACTCTGTTGTCCAAGAT ATATGGGTTTATGGAGATAGCTTCAAATCAATGCTTGTAGCAGTGATTGTTCCAAATCCTGAAACCGTGAACCGGTGGGCTAAAGATCTCGGCTTTACTAAGCCATTCGAAGAACTATGCTCTCTCTCGGAATTACATGATGAACACATCATTTTAGAACTGAAGTCCACGGCAGAGAAAAACAAG ctaAGAAAGTTCGAGTATATAAAAGCAGTGACAGTGGAGACAAAACCTTTTGACGTTGAGAGAGACTTAGTGACTGCGACCCTCAAGAATCGAAGGAACAATCTTCTCAAGTATTATCAG TCCGCCAACGTTCCGTTATACAGGTACAAGTCGACGAAATGTACCGAAAATTGTCGTTGA
- the LOC106441918 gene encoding uncharacterized protein LOC106441918 produces MLNQAEVDGKFGFHPKCERVQLIHLSFADDILVFTDGTEESLNGVLTMMDQFASMLGLQINATKSTIFAAGPNSLLLNHAASAKCIQVDQLPIRYLGMPLTSKIWSKTDYEPLIDQLRKKFLSWTHGDLSFAGRLRLIKTAVTSTVNFWSSAFLLPKGCLDTIESMCSAFLWSGSPTVTHKAKVAWKDVCSPKEEGGLGSIGSWAWRKLLKLRPLAYDCLRYEVNNGRSIYFWLDNWLGTRRLLDETGETGIGCLGVLRSATISDVVCESGWKIHTRGQRRFPKVYAKLNARQLPNQHSGEDIVLWRAGPDDFKASFSSAKTWNYLRDKRNEVVWRKLAWFPQDVPRHAFMVWLAFRDRLTIGDRMKSWGIEQCCMLCGEKNETRDHLFFACPYSFTRMMFQTVIYYVWKERNSQRHGGVWVTMEKLTRTIDKQIRNRISSLCYIKDHPLEGLMSRWFEVF; encoded by the exons ATGTTGAATCAGGCTGAAGTCGATGGAAAATTTGGGTTTCATCCTAAGTGCGAGAGAGTTCAGCTTATCCACCTAAGCTTTGCAGACGACATTCTGGTCTTCACTGACGGTACTGAAGAATCGCTGAACGGAGTGTTGACAATGATGGATCAGTTTGCAAGTATGTTGGGCCTTCAGATCAATGCCACCAAGTCAACAATCTTTGCTGCTGGTCCGAATAGCCTCCTACTTAATCATGCTGCGAGTGCAAAATGCATCCAGGTTGATCAACTGCCTATTCGTTATCTAGGCATGCCTTTGACATCTAAGATTTGGAGCAAAACAGACTATGAGCCGTTAATAGATCAGCTTCGCAAAAAGTTCTTGTCTTGGACACATGGAGATCTTTCTTTCGCAGGACGGTTACGGCTAATCAAAACTGCTGTCACCAGTACTGTGAACTTCTGGAGCTCCGCTTTTCTATTACCCAAAGGCTGTCTTGATACGATTGAAAGCATGTGCAGCGCTTTCCTGTGGTCAGGATCGCCAACAGTCACTCATAAAGCAAAAGTTGCATGGAAAGATGTTTGCTCTCCTAAGGAAGAAGGAGGGCTGG GCTCCATTGGCTCTTGGGCTTGGCGAAAGCTTCTAAAATTGCGGCCCTTGGCATATGATTGCTTGAGGTATGAGGTGAATAATGGGAGATCAATCTACTTTTGGCTAGATAATTGGCTGGGAACAAGAAGACTGTTGGATGAAACCGGGGAGACTGGTATAGGGTGTTTGGGGGTCCTTCGGTCTGCTACTATCTCTGATGTAGTCTGTGAGTCTGGTTGGAAGATCCATACTAGAGGGCAAAGGCGGTTCCCTAAAGTCTACGCAAAACTGAATGCAAGGCAGCTGCCTAACCAACACTCTGGGGAGGACATCGTGCTTTGGAGAGCTGGTCCTGACGACTTCAAAGCCTCTTTCTCTTCCGCTAAGACCTGGAATTATCTGCGAGACAAAAGAAATGAGGTTGTGTGGAGGAAGTTAGCTTGGTTTCCTCAGGATGTACCCCGACATGCCTTTATGGTCTGGCTTGCATTTAGAGATCGACTGACTATTGGTGATAGAATGAAGAGCTGGGGTATTGAGCAATGCTGTATGCTTTGTGGAGAGAAGAACGAAACCAGGGACCACCTGTTCTTTGCTTGTCCGTACTCGTTCACG AGGATGATGTTTCAGACAGTCATATACTATGTTTGGAAAGAACGTAACTCGCAGAGGCATGGAGGTGTTTGGGTCACGATGGAGAAGCTCACCCGTACCATTGATAAGCAGATTAGGAACCGGATATCATCTCTTTGCTATATCAAGGATCATCCGCTAGAGGGGCTAATGAGTAGATGGTTTGAAGTTTTCTAG
- the LOC106384360 gene encoding pentatricopeptide repeat-containing protein At4g02750-like, giving the protein MRMLESSATFLRGHFSRRIFTIPTATLNRLINDHLRDNGLVEARRIFNQNRTSLDISTWNMMISVYVQRGLMLEAHQVFDQMPVRDVVSWNTMFMGLKKNKDPESVLRHFIEMRRSGLNPDELTIAAIIDAVSGPGSKVLVLQIHTLAIRLGLSLSAYTGSALLRGYTSLRDLRGLERVFKEILLKDVVSWNVLIMGYMKLGFVEDGERAFAEMPERNIVTWHTMLIGYINNMEMDKARDFFDKMSQRNVFSWTVMINGYVQCREFKVALLLFREMVESWSNRPSHYTFSSVLKACAASSSLLMGRQVHSMISKRGMACDVVLSTSLIDMYAKSGDITAASGVFKSMPVKNTASWNSMIGGFARHGLGVEALEEFERMVQCGYKPDQVTFINLLSACAHAGLVEEGEKQFMLMGRFGITAEKEHYACMVDLLARAGQLDKAERLIKGMPFEPDFVIWGALLGACGLHSCLELGEVAAKGISRLRREHPAAYDVLCRVHGEKGDWTSVMELRRLMRKTKAKKQDASSWIE; this is encoded by the coding sequence ATGCGCATGTTAGAGTCAAGTGCAACTTTCCTACGCGGACATTTTTCGCGCCGGATATTCACGATACCAACGGCTACTCTCAACCGTTTGATCAACGATCACTTGCGGGACAATGGTCTGGTGGAAGCACGCAGGATTTTTAATCAGAACCGGACATCGCTAGACATTTCAACATGGAACATGATGATCTCGGTGTATGTTCAGCGTGGTCTGATGTTGGAAGCTCACCAGGTGTTCGATCAAATGCCTGTTAGAGACGTGGTGTCGTGGAACACCATGTTCATGGGTctgaagaaaaacaaagatCCAGAGAGCGTTCTTAGGCATTTTATAGAGATGCGGAGATCCGGGTTGAATCCAGATGAGCTTACCATCGCTGCGATAATAGACGCAGTATCTGGACCTGGGTCTAAGGTTCTCGTTTTGCAGATTCACACGCTTGCTATTCGGTTAGGGCTTAGCTTAAGCGCTTATACTGGTTCTGCTTTGTTAAGAGGCTACACAAGTTTAAGGGATCTAAGAGGTTTAGAAAGAGTCTTTAAGGAGATTTTGCTCAAGGATGTGGTGTCTTGGAATGTGTTGATTATGGGTTACATGAAGCTAGGTTTTGTGGAGGATGGTGAGAGAGCATTCGCTGAAATGCCGGAGAGGAACATCGTAACTTGGCATACGATGTTGATTGGGTACATAAACAACATGGAGATGGATAAAGCTAGGGACTTTTTCGATAAGATGAGTCAAAGGAATGTTTTTTCTTGGACCGTGATGATCAATGGCTACGTGCAGTGCAGGGAGTTTAAAGTAGCCTTGTTGCTTTTCCGTGAAATGGTTGAATCTTGGAGCAACAGGCCAAGTCACTACACGTTTTCGAGTGTTTTAAAAGCGTGTGCAGCTTCTTCCTCGCTTCTTATGGGGAGACAAGTGCACTCAATGATCTCAAAACGTGGAATGGCTTGTGACGTAGTCTTGTCGACTTCTCTCATAGATATGTATGCCAAGTCAGGTGATATTACCGCTGCTTCAGGCGTGTTTAAATCGATGCCAGTGAAGAATACGGCTTCATGGAACTCAATGATTGGAGGGTTCGCAAGACATGGACTAGGGGTGGAAGCTTTGGAGGAATTCGAGAGGATGGTCCAATGCGGCTACAAGCCTGATCAGGTGACTTTCATAAACTTGTTATCGGCTTGTGCTCACGCGGGGCTAGTGGAAGAAGGGGAAAAGCAGTTCATGTTGATGGGTAGGTTTGGGATAACTGCAGAAAAGGAGCATTATGCATGTATGGTGGATCTACTAGCAAGGGCTGGTCAATTAGATAAAGCAGAGAGGTTGATAAAAGGGATGCCTTTTGAGCCTGATTTTGTTATCTGGGGGGCATTGCTCGGGGCTTGCGGATTGCATTCATGTTTGGAGCTAGGTGAAGTTGCTGCTAAAGGAATCTCGAGGCTGAGAAGAGAGCATCCCGCAGCTTATGATGTTCTCTGTAGAGTTCATGGCGAGAAAGGAGATTGGACAAGTGTTATGGAGTTGAGGAGATTGATGAGGAAGACCAAAGCCAAGAAACAAGACGCTAGTAGCTGGATTGAATAG
- the LOC106386204 gene encoding long chain acyl-CoA synthetase 1-like isoform X2 encodes MKFFAAKLEEGVKGGNGKPSVGPVYRNLLSEKGFPPMDSDITTAWDVFSKSVEKFPYNKVLGWRRIVDEKVGPYMWKTYKEAYGEVLQIGSAIRALGAEPGCRVGIYGVNCPQWIIAMEMTHEDVYLSFLPLAHILDRMNEEYFFRKGASVGYYHGDLNVLRDDIQELKPTYLAGVPRVFERIHEGIQKALQELNPRRRFIFNALYQHKLSWLNRGYSHSKASPMADFIAFRKVKTVLIMSFFLYFGSFVFGHYITSPLGGFGFPLKIRDKLGGRIRLLVSGGAPLSCEIEEFLRVTCCCFVVQGYGLTETLGGTALGFPDEMCMLGTVGIPAVYNEIRLEEVAEMGYDPLGEIQAGEICIRGTCLFSGYYKNPELTQEVMKNGWFHTGDIGEIHPNRVLKIIDRKKNLIKLSQGEYVALENLENIYGQNSVVQDIWVYGDSFKSMLVAVIVPNPETVNRWAKDLGFTKPFEELCSLSELHDEHIILELKSTAEKNKLRKFEYIKAVTVETKPFDVERDLVTATLKNRRNNLLKYYQVQVDEMYRKLSLKKM; translated from the exons atgAAGTTTTTCGCGGCGAAGCTGGAAGAAGGAGTTAAAGGAGGAAACGGGAAGCCGTCGGTAGGTCCGGTGTACCGGAATCTTTTGTCGGAAAAAGGTTTTCCGCCTATGGATTCTGATATCACCACTGCTTGGGACGTTTTCAG TAAATCAGTGGAAAAATTCCCTTACAACAAGGTGCTTGGATGGCGTCGAATCGTCGATGAGAAG GTTGGACCGTATATGTGGAAAACTTACAAGGAAGCATACGGAGAAGTTCTGCAGATTGGTTCTGCAATACGTGCTCTGGGAGCTGAGCCT GGGTGTCGAGTGGGGATCTATGGAGTTAATTGTCCTCAGTGGATAATAGCAATGGAG ATGACACATGAAGATGTGTATCTTTCCTTCTTGCCGTTGGCTCATATTCTTGACCGTATGAATGAGGAATACTTCTTTCGCAAAGGGGCTTCGGTTGGCTATTACCATGGA GATTTGAATGTGTTACGCGATGACATTCAAGAATTGAAACCAACTTATTTAGCTGGAGTTCCAAGAGTGTTTGAGAGAATTCACGAGGGAATTCAAAAGGCTCTTCAGGAACTTAATCCTAGAAGGAGATTTATCTTCAATGCTCTCTACCAACA CAAGCTTTCATGGTTGAATCGTGGATACTCTCATAGTAAAGCTTCGCCCATGGCTGATTTCATAGCTTTCAGAAAGGTTAAAACAGTTCTAATAATGAGTTTTTTCTTGTATTTTGGGAGTTTTGTTTTTGGTCACTACATAACCTCACCTTTAGGCGGTTTTGGATTTCCATTAAAGATTAGAGACAAATTGGGAGGTCGAATCAGGTTGCTAGTATCTGGAGGAGCACCATTGAGCTGTGAGATTGAAGAGTTCCTTAGAGTTACTTGTTGTTGCTTTGTCGTCCAAGGGtacg GTCTAACGGAGACTCTTGGAGGAACGGCTTTGGGTTTCCCGGACGAGATGTGTATGCTAGGGACAGTTGGTATTCCGGCCGTTTACAACGAGATACGACTTGAGGAGGTGGCTGAAATGGGCTACGACCCACTCGGGGAAATTCAGGCAGGCGAGATCTGTATAAGAGGAACATGTTTATTTTCTGGTTATTACAAGAACCCTGAACTTACTCAAGAAGTCATGAAAAACGGATGGTTCCATACAG gaGATATAGGTGAGATTCACCCAAATAGAGTACTCAAGATAATTGATCGCAAAAAGAATCTTATCAAACTCTCTCAAGGAGAGTACGTTGCTCTTGAGAACTTGGAAAACATCTACGGTCAAAACTCTGTTGTCCAAGAT ATATGGGTTTATGGAGATAGCTTCAAATCAATGCTTGTAGCAGTGATTGTTCCAAATCCTGAAACCGTGAACCGGTGGGCTAAAGATCTCGGCTTTACTAAGCCATTCGAAGAACTATGCTCTCTCTCGGAATTACATGATGAACACATCATTTTAGAACTGAAGTCCACGGCAGAGAAAAACAAG ctaAGAAAGTTCGAGTATATAAAAGCAGTGACAGTGGAGACAAAACCTTTTGACGTTGAGAGAGACTTAGTGACTGCGACCCTCAAGAATCGAAGGAACAATCTTCTCAAGTATTATCAG GTACAAGTCGACGAAATGTACCGAAAATTGTCGTTGAAGAAAATGTGA
- the LOC106438320 gene encoding ADP-ribosylation factor 1-like isoform X1 yields MGLSFGKLFSKLFAKKEMRILMVGLDAAGKTTILYKLKLGEIVTTIPTIGFNVETVEYKNISFTVWDVGGQDKIRPLWRHYFQNTQGLIFVVDSNDRDRVVEARDELHRMLNEDELRDAVLLVFANKQDLPNAMNAAEITDKLGLHSLRQRHWLAKKNPHNSSSLRLRHMILYNDIIVIMAGTFRAHVPPLEKDSTRDLTGSPTTSQTRHRKEVPRSLFTCFVYKSRKEGFCFASTIFIHSSSTQSQTQNHNHTLYFHLITMFFCFNFFLP; encoded by the exons ATGGGGCTGTCATTCGGGAAGCTGTTCAGCAAGCTGTTTGCGAAGAAAGAGATGAGAATTCTGATGGTGGGACTCGATGCAGCTGGTAAGACGACCATCCTCTACAAGCTCAAACTTGGTGAGATCGTCACCACTATCCCAACCATTG GTTTCAATGTTGAAACTGTGGAATACAAGAACATTAGCTTTACCGTCTGGGATGTCGGGGGTCAGGACaag ATCCGCCCATTGTGGAGACACTACTTCCAGAACACACAGGGACTTATCTTTGTTGTGGACAGCAACGATCGTGACCGTGTTGTTGAAGCCAGGGACGAGCTTCACAGGATGTTGAACGAG GATGAGTTGAGGGATGCAGTTCTGCTTGTCTTTGCTAACAAGCAAGATCTTCCCAACGCAATGAACGCTGCTGAGATTACTGACAAGCTTGGCCTTCACTCTCTCCGCCAACGACACTGGTTAGCCAAAAAAAACCCACACAACTCTAGCTCTCTCAGGCTCAGACATATGATCTTATATAATGATATCATTGTAATAATGGCAGGTACATTCAGAGCACATGTGCCACCTCTGGAGAAGGACTCTACGAGGGACTTGACTGGCTCTCCAACAACATCGCAAACAag GCATAGAAAGGAGGTACCAAGATCCCTCTTCacttgttttgtttataaatcaagGAAAGAAGGGTTCTGTTTCGCTAGTACTATCTTCATACATTCTTCTTCGACTCAGTCTCAAACTCAAAACCATAATCATACTTTGTACTTTCATTTAAtaacaatgtttttttgttttaatttttttcttccgTAA
- the LOC106386204 gene encoding long chain acyl-CoA synthetase 1-like isoform X1, which translates to MKFFAAKLEEGVKGGNGKPSVGPVYRNLLSEKGFPPMDSDITTAWDVFSKSVEKFPYNKVLGWRRIVDEKVGPYMWKTYKEAYGEVLQIGSAIRALGAEPGCRVGIYGVNCPQWIIAMEMTHEDVYLSFLPLAHILDRMNEEYFFRKGASVGYYHGDLNVLRDDIQELKPTYLAGVPRVFERIHEGIQKALQELNPRRRFIFNALYQHKLSWLNRGYSHSKASPMADFIAFRKVKTVLIMSFFLYFGSFVFGHYITSPLGGFGFPLKIRDKLGGRIRLLVSGGAPLSCEIEEFLRVTCCCFVVQGYGLTETLGGTALGFPDEMCMLGTVGIPAVYNEIRLEEVAEMGYDPLGEIQAGEICIRGTCLFSGYYKNPELTQEVMKNGWFHTGDIGEIHPNRVLKIIDRKKNLIKLSQGEYVALENLENIYGQNSVVQDIWVYGDSFKSMLVAVIVPNPETVNRWAKDLGFTKPFEELCSLSELHDEHIILELKSTAEKNKLRKFEYIKAVTVETKPFDVERDLVTATLKNRRNNLLKYYQSANVPLYRYKSTKCTENCR; encoded by the exons atgAAGTTTTTCGCGGCGAAGCTGGAAGAAGGAGTTAAAGGAGGAAACGGGAAGCCGTCGGTAGGTCCGGTGTACCGGAATCTTTTGTCGGAAAAAGGTTTTCCGCCTATGGATTCTGATATCACCACTGCTTGGGACGTTTTCAG TAAATCAGTGGAAAAATTCCCTTACAACAAGGTGCTTGGATGGCGTCGAATCGTCGATGAGAAG GTTGGACCGTATATGTGGAAAACTTACAAGGAAGCATACGGAGAAGTTCTGCAGATTGGTTCTGCAATACGTGCTCTGGGAGCTGAGCCT GGGTGTCGAGTGGGGATCTATGGAGTTAATTGTCCTCAGTGGATAATAGCAATGGAG ATGACACATGAAGATGTGTATCTTTCCTTCTTGCCGTTGGCTCATATTCTTGACCGTATGAATGAGGAATACTTCTTTCGCAAAGGGGCTTCGGTTGGCTATTACCATGGA GATTTGAATGTGTTACGCGATGACATTCAAGAATTGAAACCAACTTATTTAGCTGGAGTTCCAAGAGTGTTTGAGAGAATTCACGAGGGAATTCAAAAGGCTCTTCAGGAACTTAATCCTAGAAGGAGATTTATCTTCAATGCTCTCTACCAACA CAAGCTTTCATGGTTGAATCGTGGATACTCTCATAGTAAAGCTTCGCCCATGGCTGATTTCATAGCTTTCAGAAAGGTTAAAACAGTTCTAATAATGAGTTTTTTCTTGTATTTTGGGAGTTTTGTTTTTGGTCACTACATAACCTCACCTTTAGGCGGTTTTGGATTTCCATTAAAGATTAGAGACAAATTGGGAGGTCGAATCAGGTTGCTAGTATCTGGAGGAGCACCATTGAGCTGTGAGATTGAAGAGTTCCTTAGAGTTACTTGTTGTTGCTTTGTCGTCCAAGGGtacg GTCTAACGGAGACTCTTGGAGGAACGGCTTTGGGTTTCCCGGACGAGATGTGTATGCTAGGGACAGTTGGTATTCCGGCCGTTTACAACGAGATACGACTTGAGGAGGTGGCTGAAATGGGCTACGACCCACTCGGGGAAATTCAGGCAGGCGAGATCTGTATAAGAGGAACATGTTTATTTTCTGGTTATTACAAGAACCCTGAACTTACTCAAGAAGTCATGAAAAACGGATGGTTCCATACAG gaGATATAGGTGAGATTCACCCAAATAGAGTACTCAAGATAATTGATCGCAAAAAGAATCTTATCAAACTCTCTCAAGGAGAGTACGTTGCTCTTGAGAACTTGGAAAACATCTACGGTCAAAACTCTGTTGTCCAAGAT ATATGGGTTTATGGAGATAGCTTCAAATCAATGCTTGTAGCAGTGATTGTTCCAAATCCTGAAACCGTGAACCGGTGGGCTAAAGATCTCGGCTTTACTAAGCCATTCGAAGAACTATGCTCTCTCTCGGAATTACATGATGAACACATCATTTTAGAACTGAAGTCCACGGCAGAGAAAAACAAG ctaAGAAAGTTCGAGTATATAAAAGCAGTGACAGTGGAGACAAAACCTTTTGACGTTGAGAGAGACTTAGTGACTGCGACCCTCAAGAATCGAAGGAACAATCTTCTCAAGTATTATCAG TCCGCCAACGTTCCGTTATACAGGTACAAGTCGACGAAATGTACCGAAAATTGTCGTTGA
- the LOC106438320 gene encoding ADP-ribosylation factor 1-like isoform X2, producing the protein MGLSFGKLFSKLFAKKEMRILMVGLDAAGKTTILYKLKLGEIVTTIPTIGFNVETVEYKNISFTVWDVGGQDKIRPLWRHYFQNTQGLIFVVDSNDRDRVVEARDELHRMLNEDELRDAVLLVFANKQDLPNAMNAAEITDKLGLHSLRQRHWYIQSTCATSGEGLYEGLDWLSNNIANKA; encoded by the exons ATGGGGCTGTCATTCGGGAAGCTGTTCAGCAAGCTGTTTGCGAAGAAAGAGATGAGAATTCTGATGGTGGGACTCGATGCAGCTGGTAAGACGACCATCCTCTACAAGCTCAAACTTGGTGAGATCGTCACCACTATCCCAACCATTG GTTTCAATGTTGAAACTGTGGAATACAAGAACATTAGCTTTACCGTCTGGGATGTCGGGGGTCAGGACaag ATCCGCCCATTGTGGAGACACTACTTCCAGAACACACAGGGACTTATCTTTGTTGTGGACAGCAACGATCGTGACCGTGTTGTTGAAGCCAGGGACGAGCTTCACAGGATGTTGAACGAG GATGAGTTGAGGGATGCAGTTCTGCTTGTCTTTGCTAACAAGCAAGATCTTCCCAACGCAATGAACGCTGCTGAGATTACTGACAAGCTTGGCCTTCACTCTCTCCGCCAACGACACTG GTACATTCAGAGCACATGTGCCACCTCTGGAGAAGGACTCTACGAGGGACTTGACTGGCTCTCCAACAACATCGCAAACAag GCATAG